Proteins encoded by one window of Staphylococcus saccharolyticus:
- a CDS encoding acyl carrier protein, producing MIDEIIEILKQMGIEEEMDNNTNLISDLYLDSAELVSLRLELKKKFNVDISLNSNEELTIQELKQKIEGEMNNE from the coding sequence ATGATTGATGAAATAATTGAAATATTAAAACAAATGGGAATTGAAGAAGAAATGGATAATAACACAAATTTGATTTCTGACTTGTATTTAGATTCAGCTGAGTTAGTAAGTTTAAGATTGGAATTGAAGAAGAAGTTTAATGTTGACATATCTTTAAATAGTAATGAAGAGTTAACAATTCAAGAACTAAAACAAAAAATAGAGGGGGAGATGAATAATGAGTAA
- a CDS encoding beta-ketoacyl synthase N-terminal-like domain-containing protein: MNKTCITGIGIINSVGENKNEFSDNFFKGLSGVKPTKNSDINAGDILFVGNILGNISNRINKRLAKQSDRFIHLALIAAKEAIEDRKCITEYSPHEKGIFFGNNSGGWDICEKGFFEFFLDDPKLVNPYQATAWFPTAPQGFTSITYKFKGYSKSFVADRLSDAQALYFANKCIKKKKNSLILFGGVESPITTFGLQCYYGVGNLSSVTSIKDAYLPFKGKKNDGLVLGEGSAVLTLESAENIDDDDIYAYLLDIRYIDISENKITLVNTITKMLKKLKLRSSDIDVIVPEGSSIVEEDYFEIESLKKIFSKNTPIAVTKHYFGHLFGAAKATDAAISILSMKRSELPPHFMLGESFSDYKIRKNTKKDINYILNISISKDKECIISLFRKGGRCND; this comes from the coding sequence ATGAATAAAACTTGTATAACAGGGATAGGTATTATAAATTCTGTAGGTGAAAACAAAAATGAATTTTCTGATAATTTTTTTAAAGGACTTTCTGGTGTGAAACCTACTAAAAATAGTGATATTAATGCAGGTGATATTTTATTTGTTGGAAACATACTGGGTAATATATCGAATAGAATTAACAAAAGACTAGCAAAACAATCTGATAGATTCATTCATTTAGCTCTTATCGCTGCAAAAGAAGCTATTGAAGATAGAAAATGTATTACTGAATATTCACCACATGAAAAAGGAATTTTCTTTGGTAATAACTCAGGTGGGTGGGATATATGTGAAAAAGGTTTTTTCGAGTTCTTTTTGGATGATCCTAAATTAGTGAATCCTTATCAAGCTACTGCGTGGTTTCCGACTGCTCCTCAAGGTTTTACATCAATTACATATAAATTTAAAGGTTATAGTAAAAGTTTTGTAGCAGACAGACTGAGTGATGCACAAGCTTTGTATTTTGCTAATAAATGCATAAAAAAGAAAAAAAATAGTTTAATACTATTTGGAGGAGTTGAATCTCCAATAACAACTTTTGGACTGCAGTGCTATTATGGTGTTGGTAACTTGAGCAGTGTGACAAGCATAAAAGATGCTTACTTACCTTTTAAAGGAAAAAAAAATGATGGATTAGTCCTAGGAGAGGGTAGTGCAGTATTAACTTTAGAGAGTGCGGAAAATATAGATGATGATGATATATATGCTTATTTATTAGATATTAGATATATTGATATATCTGAAAACAAAATCACTCTTGTTAATACTATTACGAAAATGCTAAAGAAACTGAAGTTACGAAGTTCTGATATTGACGTTATAGTACCAGAAGGATCTTCCATAGTAGAAGAAGATTACTTTGAAATAGAATCTCTAAAAAAAATATTCTCTAAAAACACGCCTATAGCTGTTACTAAACATTATTTTGGACACTTATTTGGTGCAGCTAAAGCTACTGATGCTGCTATATCTATTCTTTCTATGAAAAGAAGCGAATTACCCCCTCATTTTATGCTGGGAGAATCGTTTAGCGATTATAAAATAAGAAAAAATACGAAAAAGGATATTAATTATATATTAAATATCTCAATATCAAAAGATAAAGAATGTATCATAAGTTTATTTAGAAAAGGTGGTAGATGTAATGATTGA